Proteins encoded by one window of Epinephelus moara isolate mb chromosome 18, YSFRI_EMoa_1.0, whole genome shotgun sequence:
- the LOC126406079 gene encoding interferon-induced protein 44-like, with protein sequence MSDEVVKKMREVRLAANELDIPQLAILTKVDLACPEVKQNLNNAYKSIYLKEQVDKLTTLLGIPQDCIFLVKNYGTNPNINDDMNALIMNALRQMITFGDEFLSDL encoded by the exons ATGAGTGATGAAGTGGTGAAGAAGATGAGAGAAGTGCGACTGGCAGCCAATGAACTGG ATATTCCCCAACTGGCTATTCTCACCAAAGTTGATTTAGCCTGTCCTGAGGTGAAACAAAATCTAAACAATGCCTATAAGAGCATCTACCTGAAGGAACAG GTTGACAAACTAACCACATTGCTGGGCATTCCACAAGATTGCATCTTTCTTGTGAAGAACTATGGAACAAATCCCAACATCAATGATGACATGAATGCACTGATAATGAACGCACTGAGACAGATGATTACCTTTGGAGACGAATTCCTCAGCGACCTGTAG